A window of Bos taurus isolate L1 Dominette 01449 registration number 42190680 breed Hereford chromosome 19, ARS-UCD2.0, whole genome shotgun sequence contains these coding sequences:
- the HEXIM1 gene encoding protein HEXIM1 yields the protein MAEPLLSEFQHQPQTSNCTGAVAVHEERNPDRPPGAEERVPEEDSRWQSRASPKSGGSPGHGGEGSLEPQPSPLKTQVCPESSCPEAGEKGQNGDDLSAGGAPPQQRQVGKKKHRRRPSKKKRLWKPYYTLTWEEKKKFDEKQSLRASRIRAEMFAKGQPVAPYNTTQFLMDDHDQEEPDLKTGLYPKRAAAKSDDTSDEDFMEEAGEEDGGSDGMGGDGSEFLQRDFSETYERYHAESLQNMSKQELIKEYLELEKCLSRMEDENNRLRLESQRLDGDDARVRELELELDRLRAENLQLLTENELHRQQERAPLSNFGD from the coding sequence ATGGCCGAGCCACTCTTGTCAGAGTTTCAGCACCAGCCTCAAACTAGCAACTGTACAGGTGCTGTTGCTGTCCATGAAGAACGGAACCCTGATCGCCCCCCAGGCGCGGAGGAGCGGGTGCCGGAGGAAGACAGTAGGTGGCAATCGAGAGCGTCCCCCAAGTCGGGTGGCTCTCCAGGGCACGGGGGGGAAGGGAGCCTGGAACCCCAGCCGTCTCCCCTTAAGACCCAGGTCTGCCCAGAATCCAGCTGTCCGGAAGCGGGTGAGAAGGGCCAGAATGGGGACGACTTGTCCGCTGGCGGAGCTCCCCCGCAGCAGAGACAGGTGGGCAAGAAAAAACATAGGAGACGCCCCTCCAAGAAGAAGCGGCTTTGGAAACCGTACTATACGCTGACctgggaggagaagaaaaagttCGATGAAAAACAGAGCCTGCGAGCTTCGAGGATTCGAGCCGAGATGTTCGCCAAGGGCCAGCCAGTTGCTCCCTATAACACCACGCAGTTCCTCATGGATGACCACGACCAGGAGGAGCCGGATCTTAAAACCGGCCTCTATCCCAAACGGGCCGCTGCCAAATCCGACGACACCAGCGATGAGGACTTTATGGAAGAAGCGGGCGAGGAGGATGGGGGCAGCGACGGGATGGGAGGAGACGGCAGCGAGTTTCTGCAGCGGGACTTCTCGGAGACCTATGAGCGGTACCACGCGGAGAGCCTGCAGAACATGAGCAAGCAGGAGCTCATCAAAGAGTACCTAGAGCTGGAGAAGTGCCTCTCGCGTATGGAGGACGAGAATAATCGGCTGCGGCTGGAAAGCCAGCGGCTGGACGGCGACGACGCGCGTGTGcgggagctggagctggagctggacCGGCTGCGCGCGGAAAACCTCCAGCTGCTGACGGAGAACGAACTGCACCGGCAGCAGGAGCGAGCGCCGCTGTCCAACTTTGGAGACTAG